AAACTCGATGGCTCGTGAGTTAAGCCCAGGGTTCAACTTTCCGGCGGAAAACCGCCGGAAAACCGGAAAATTTTCCGTTTCCGCTAGTAGCCGGGAAATGGAATTCCGGTATTTTTCGCCATTTTccgttttcaaatttaaaaattcaaaaatatttgtaaaaaattgggaaaaaatatgataaaaaactaggtgttcttctgagcaaataggactagaacacactcaaatctaaaaTCATTTGTTAGTCTAAAATTGCATTTAGTTGAAAAACAAGGTTATTTGTAGTCTAATGAGGTAGGATTTATAGCTTTTTAATATCCGTACTATCAATGGGTTAAAAAAATATACCTTTTGAATGGAATGAGAGGTCTCCTTTATTTATCCTTACACTTTCATCATATCTTCATTAATTATTAAGTACTACGTGATATACATAAACATTGTTTATTGGATTGAACTTGGGTTTTTATATAGACTATGCAATTTatgtattataaacttataTTATGGTCTATGCAATTTAAGTTATTGTGATAAATTTAGTTTTCATGCATTTTATTTGTGATTTCATGTGACAATATACTTTTGTTATGAATAATTTGTGTGTAATATAtttaatatgcattgtacattgcAATATACAATAGatacaaaaaaatattctattaaattatttaattcttcatatgtTTGGAGCATTTGTAGTCAAAAAATGACATTTTCCACCAGAAAGTCCGGAATTCCGCCGGAAAGTAGCGGAATTCCGCCGGAAAGTAGCGGAATTTCGCCCGGAATTTCCGGAATTCcgtttttttaaatttgaattcacattcCGTTCGGAAAATGCGGTTTTCGGCGGAATTTCGTCCGGAATTCCGTTTCCGGTGATCGGCGGGATTCgtaaaaaaacgaaaaggtgaACCCTGGTTAAGCCTACACTCTAGGTATCGATTCCGATCTCCCGGCTCGTGACTGACCTGACCGTGTATGAGTTTTCGTTTCCTCTCGCTTTTCTGGGCCTGATAGTGAGTTAGTGACGTGTGGGCCGACCTTGGTGTCGCGAGATTAAAGGTCGTGGGCCAACGATAAATGGCCGCCGAGGAGAGGATGGGCTGGGGCAAATATTTTCTTTAGCAAGATGGACATAATTTTCCATCAATCTGGGCCAAAGGTCCACTCCTTTTCCAATGGTGTCCAACTAGGGCCCAACCCAGAGCAGGTGCGGCAAGCCGTGAGAAGCGGATTAGCCGAAGCCTGGAGCGGAGCGGTGGTGCCGTGGCATCTccgtctccctcctctccgtcgcccgccaccgtctccgccgcgccacccgcAACCCTGCTCCGCTTTCGTTCCAATCCTCCCGCACCACCTACTCTCGCCTAGCTCCCATCCACATGCTCAAGCAAGCGATCTAGGCCGCCGCCATTTGGGTCCCGGAGCCGCCCGAGATGTACCACGCGATGCGGCTGCGCTGCCTCCTCATGCACCCGCCGCTGTGGAGCAGTTCTAGCTCTCTCGGCATCTCCGCCAGCGGCATCAGCGGGGGTTGCTTCGTCAGGAGGTTCAGCGCGGTCGgggcgccgcggccgcacgGCCCGTCCCGGCGGCTGTGCAGGTTCTACAGCTCCAAGGGCGGCGTCGGCAGCGCGGAGGCGCATGGGGCCTCGGcggcctcgtcggcggcggggagcagcgGCAGGTGCATCGAGCAGGAGCACGCGCGGCTCGGGGAGAGGGACCAGCAGGAGTGGCTAAGCGGCGAGAGGTTCCTCACCGGCTGCAAGCGGCGGGAGTTGCCGTTCCTCACCAGGCGGGAGAGGTTCCGCAGCGAGTTCCTGCGCCGCGTCGTGCCGTGGGAAAAAGGGACACTCTCGTGGCAGAATTTCCCGTACTACGTCAAGTGAGACGCGCACACCATCTGTTCGACGTTTTGTTTGAACGAAGCTAACATTAGCCAGATGACAACTAACTAGTGGATGTTCgcttgttcctttttttttatcgCAAGTGAGAGTGCGAGGCAGCTGCTGAGTGAGTGTGTGGCGTCCCACCTATGGCACAAGGGTGTCACGTTAGAGTATGGCTCGCGGCTGGAATCCTCAGGAGGGAGGATATTGCTCCAGAGCTCGCCAGGTATTAAGCAGTAAGGAGGAATATACTTAGTGTCGCTGTAAATGCTTGGGTTGTGAGATTTGTTTAATGCAGGAACTGAGCTTTACAGGGAGAGATTTGTTAGAGCTCTTGCGCATGAGTTGCGAGTGCCGCTACTGGTTCTGGACAGCAGCGTTCTTGCACCATATGTAAGATACTGCATGTTTACAAAGTATAAGgcgtgttgcaacttgcaaacCTAACATCTCAAGTGACTCGCAGGATTATGGGGAAGATTACTCAGAAAGCGAGGTGGAGGATGAGCATGCTGAGTCCGAGGATGAAGGCTCAGAATCTGAAATGGAAGATGAAGGTGACGAAGATTGGACAAGCAACAATGAAAAATCTGGTGAAAGTGATGATGAGGATGCTCTCAAATCTGTGGAAGACCTGAAGAAGTCTGTAGATGACCTCAAAAAGTTGGTCCCTTGTACTATCGAGGAATTCGCCAAGGTGATCTATTCTTATATCTGTCCAATTGTATAAAAAGTTACTTCTCATGTTTCTCAAACACATGTTTGGTTCTGTGTTCCGAAAAGCTTTCCTGTTTATGTACATAAAAAAGGGGATATTGTGCCCCTTTGATATCTTTGTAAAAAGAATGGGGTGTCATAACATTAAACATCTCATGGAAAGTGAGTTTTAAATGAAAGGAAAAATACAATTGATAAAAATAAACTGCTATACTACATGATGTTTGAGAGAACTTTTGTGAGTGTTGTGTCATGATTTTTTAAAGCAGGCTTAGTTTTTGTTTTGCTCTCCCCTTACTAGACCGAAGGCAAGGACAACCAACATTTTCTTTTATATACGCTTGTTAATGATATTCATTATTCATTATGTAAATTTCGTGCTTATAATTCTCTTACCCCCCTTGTTATTCTAGAGAATTGTTGGTTCTGAAGAAAGTACAGCATCAGACTCTTCTGAAACTCCTGAGTCACcagaagaagagaaaaggccTTTCCAAAGGGGTAATTTCTCATGGTCCTTTTTTTTATTCCCTTTGGACTTGACTAAAATTTGTCCTGACCACATGGCATTGAAAAATAAGCTGCTACTGGTTGAACTTAACCCTGACTGCCGGAGCATATTTGAGGCTTCACCGCTCTTTACTGGCTCCACTTTGCACATAGCTGCATGAAGTTAAATCTGCTTCATCTAAAAATTCCTTGGAATTGTACATATAACTTTTGGTCTTTGGATTTTGGAGtttcaatcttttttttttgtaatactGTTTTGCAGGAGATAGGGTCAAGTATGTTGGGGATCCTGCAGTTTCTGAAGCAGATCAGAGGTTATTGTTGGATGTTGATTCTCTTCCTTCCATTTTTTTCCTGCATCATGATAAACTTCTGAGTTCGATTTAAGTGTGTACTTGTAGCTGAGCAATGCACGTTTAGATGATAATGATTAGGTGCTACATTAATTGTAGTAGAGCTATCAATTGAGTGATCTATTTTCACTAAAAAAAATTGGCTGCGCTAAAGGTGAATAAGGGAAGCATTAACAGCATTAATGTTATCTATTGTTGAAGGAAGGTGTGACACGAAAGAAACAGGAACCCTCTAATGCAGTCGAATAGATGGATAAGATTTtccttttttagattaaggttGATGGATGTAAAGAACAAAGCAACTGATGTGTTTCATATCAGTGTAGATCTTGATCTGAGTTAACTTAACAGGTTCTTAGCTTGGCGCCATGACTTGGGTTTTTACTCATTTATCTTTGTTCTGTTAGTCAAATCTTAAACAATGGCGGTTGATTTGGGTTTGGTCTTATGGGTGTGGTTAGTTTGTCTTTTGTACGAGCAAgtgagcatgcatgcatgtgctgGCATTCCTGCATAGTGATATATTTTCTCCACCATATTTGTGAAACTAGGAAACACACCTCTGTTCTGGTTTCATGAATGCTTTATATCACAATAAACTAACTGTAATTCATGCTAAAGTTCAACTTCTTCACATACTAAAACTAACATGTACCATGCATGGCATACACAGGATCATTTTGGGGAAAATCCCTACTCAAGATGGCTCAAGAAATGCCTATACTTTTATTAGTGGCAGGTAGGTGGATATATCATTCTTACATGCAACAGGATAAAATGGTTTTGAACCATACCTAATTCTAGTTCTAGCCTCCTTTTGTGTTGTATTTCTCCATGTCAACGTTAAAAACGTAATTGTGATCTTCTCTGTATCCATAGAACTGTCAATGTTGTGATGAAGATTTGGTTACGTTTGTAGCTGAAACATGCATTGTTAGTAAAACAAGAGAACATATTATGGGACTGAATAATGCCCAACAGTTTTATTTGGAACATGCTGACTGATTAATGCCCAACAGTTTTATTTGGAACATGCTGAATATCTCATGAATTTACCTTCCAATTTGAAAATTATGATAGTCTAGGAATGGAGTCTCTCTCATAGGCAAATAGTTATGTAACTTTGCATTCTAAATTTGAGTATTTTATGATTTTGAAAATTTGCCCTGGTGAAATGTGCTGGCAAATACCTGATTGTGATTGGTTAGACAATTAATTCTCTATCTATACTGTTTTTTGTGAGCAAAACCCTTTGCTGTTGACATTTCTACTGTGGTTGCTTAAACTTGCACAAACAGACCCACATTTGCACTTATCACTATGTCTAAATAATTACCCCTGTAGATTATGAAGAGGAACATTTCTAATGCTATTAATGGCAGGGCTTTATCAAATGGACAGCGTGGAGAGGTATATGAGATCAATGGGGATCAGGTTGCTGTCATATTTGATCCTCCTACACCTACAGAGAAATCACACGATCACGATGAAGACATAACTAGCAAGGAGGAAAATGCAAAACCAACTATTTACTGGGTTGATGGTATGCCTCAATTCTGTATCACTGACAGACAAATGTTTGTATTAATCTGACATTTCCAGCATCTTGATTCTATTTGATTTCCTTGTTCCTTAGCTCAGGATATTGCGCATGATCATGATACTGAATCAGACGATTGGCATATCGCACTAGAAGCACTTTGTGAGGTGATTTATCAAAATATATGTTGACATGCATGTTTCACATAAGTTTTGAAACATGGTGCTTTTCATATGTATATGAGAAACACTCACTACTACTTGTTCCAATCCTCCATTATTGCCATTGTGTTGTCAGTCTCATTCAATACATTTCTTTCTATATGGACTTGCTGAATGAACTTTTTTCTGGGTAGGTTCTGCCATCTCTAGAGCCAATAATTGTCTACTTTCCAGACAGTTCCCAATGGCTATCTAGTGCGGTTTCAAAATCAGAACGCAGAGAGTTTGTGGAAAGAGTTGAAGAAATGTTTGACCGACTTACCGGACCAATTGTATTGATATGTGGGCAGAACATAATGGCAGCAGCACCCAAGGATAAGGAACATGTAAGATTTAATAACTCTTGCTTCTGCTTAGTTTCAACTTACGTAAGCAATTTTTAAGTTCTTATGCATGTTATGGACATGTACAGCCGGCACTGATGTTCCACAATCTCTCTCGTCTATCGTCACTGGTAATTGTTTTATATTGTTGAAAATGTTTATTGTCTGGCATCTTTTTGTTGCAaccatgatttatttatttattttcctttcaTCTATGATGCAAATCTATATGTTATCTCTTCAGTATGTTAAATCATGTTTGAATAGATTTTACAGTTCATGTGTCAAGGGTCCTGGTTGATTATTTCCATTCTTTTGGTAATTAATTCACGAGCTTTGCATGCTTAAATTTTTGATCCCATTTTGCATTGCAAGTGGTCCATAAAACACCAATATTCAGTTCCGTTTTATCAGTTATCAGTATTTTATTTGCAAATGATGAATAATGATACATGTTTTGCATTCCGTGGGTAGAGAATTAGAGAACATGGATCATTATTCAGACATTGTTCATGCCCGGTTGTAAGGGCTATTTGGTTTGGTGACAAATCTGCCGACCCAAACCTTACCAGAGTTTGTCAATGACAATTTTTTTCACCAATTTGGCAACCAGTGGATTGCCAAACTTTGGCAAGGAAAAGAACTAGAATTTTCAATGGTGAAAAAAATCTTACCAAAGTTTGATAGCAAACGAAATGCTTGCCAAGATTGTCCAGCCTCACAAAATTTCAGTAACGCAAGCATCGGGAACCTTTTTCATAGAACCAAACAGCCCTTAAGCACGCTTGATTTAGCCTCAATGAACTCGTAATACCCAAATGAAAACTACTTATTAGTTCCTCATTAGTTATAGTTTGCATAAATTGTGAAAGCTGTATATTTAGCCTtgttttgcttttcttttttacTATTTGAGAGATCCACTTTCTTTTCAATATTGTATATTGAAGCTTTAAGTTTCTCTTTTGAATTCTCATATTACACAACTAGTATGACTCATTTGAAATGTTTCTATGCAGCCATCACCCCTGAAGCGGCTGGTAGGGGGCCTCAAGGGACAAAAATATTCAAGGTCCAGTGACATATCAAAGCTCTTCACCAATAGTCTCACTGTTCCTCTTCCAGAGGTTAGCATCTCTCGCCAATCCAATTTGCAAAGGAGCACTACCAAAACAAACTTTTAATATCACTCCATCTGTCCATCAGCATATGATGATGAGATGCCATAATGCTGCCTTTTGTTATACAGTCAATAATTGCAGTGCTAGCCCACATTTCAATACAAGTGCCCTGTAGCTTT
This window of the Panicum virgatum strain AP13 chromosome 1K, P.virgatum_v5, whole genome shotgun sequence genome carries:
- the LOC120641834 gene encoding uncharacterized protein LOC120641834 isoform X3; this translates as MYHAMRLRCLLMHPPLWSSSSSLGISASGISGGCFVRRFSAVGAPRPHGPSRRLCRFYSSKGGVGSAEAHGASAASSAAGSSGRCIEQEHARLGERDQQEWLSGERFLTGCKRRELPFLTRRERFRSEFLRRVVPWEKGTLSWQNFPYYVNESARQLLSECVASHLWHKGVTLEYGSRLESSGGRILLQSSPGTELYRERFVRALAHELRVPLLVLDSSVLAPYDYGEDYSESEVEDEHAESEDEGSESEMEDEGDEDWTSNNEKSGESDDEDALKSVEDLKKSVDDLKKLVPCTIEEFAKRIVGSEESTASDSSETPESPEEEKRPFQRGDRVKYVGDPAVSEADQRALSNGQRGEVYEINGDQVAVIFDPPTPTEKSHDHDEDITSKEENAKPTIYWVDAQDIAHDHDTESDDWHIALEALCEVLPSLEPIIVYFPDSSQWLSSAVSKSERREFVERVEEMFDRLTGPIVLICGQNIMAAAPKDKEHPALMFHNLSRLSSLPSPLKRLVGGLKGQKYSRSSDISKLFTNSLTVPLPEEDEQLRVFNNQIEEDRKIIISRHNLVKLHKVLEEHDLSCVELLHVKSDGVVLTKQKAEKVVGWARSHYLSSTTLPSIKGDRLIIPRESLDIAIERLKEQGITTKKSSQNLKVLAKDEYERNFISAVVPPNEIGVKFDDIGALEDVKRTLDELVTLPMRRPELFSHGNLLRPCKGVLLFGPPGTGKTLLAKALATEAGANFISITGSTLTSKWFGDAEKLTKALFSFASRLAPVIIFVDEVDSLLGARGGAFEHEATRRMRNEFMAAWDGLRSKESQRILILGATNRPFDLDDAVIRRLPRRIYVDLPDAQNRMKILKILLAKEKLESDFQFDELANATEGYSGSDLKNLCVAAAYRPVHELLEEEKKGGASNESSYLRPLKLDDFVQAKAKVSPSVSYDATSMNELRKWNEQYGEGGSRTKSPFGFGN
- the LOC120641834 gene encoding uncharacterized protein LOC120641834 isoform X2, which gives rise to MYHAMRLRCLLMHPPLWSSSSSLGISASGISGGCFVRRFSAVGAPRPHGPSRRLCRFYSSKGGVGSAEAHGASAASSAAGSSGRCIEQEHARLGERDQQEWLSGERFLTGCKRRELPFLTRRERFRSEFLRRVVPWEKGTLSWQNFPYYVNESARQLLSECVASHLWHKGVTLEYGSRLESSGGRILLQSSPGTELYRERFVRALAHELRVPLLVLDSSVLAPYDYGEDYSESEVEDEHAESEDEGSESEMEDEGDEDWTSNNEKSGESDDEDALKSVEDLKKSVDDLKKLVPCTIEEFAKRIVGSEESTASDSSETPESPEEEKRPFQRGDRVKYVGDPAVSEADQRIILGKIPTQDGSRNAYTFISGRALSNGQRGEVYEINGDQVAVIFDPPTPTEKSHDHDEDITSKEENAKPTIYWVDAQDIAHDHDTESDDWHIALEALCEVLPSLEPIIVYFPDSSQWLSSAVSKSERREFVERVEEMFDRLTGPIVLICGQNIMAAAPKDKEHPSPLKRLVGGLKGQKYSRSSDISKLFTNSLTVPLPEEDEQLRVFNNQIEEDRKIIISRHNLVKLHKVLEEHDLSCVELLHVKSDGVVLTKQKAEKVVGWARSHYLSSTTLPSIKGDRLIIPRESLDIAIERLKEQGITTKKSSQNLKVLAKDEYERNFISAVVPPNEIGVKFDDIGALEDVKRTLDELVTLPMRRPELFSHGNLLRPCKGVLLFGPPGTGKTLLAKALATEAGANFISITGSTLTSKWFGDAEKLTKALFSFASRLAPVIIFVDEVDSLLGARGGAFEHEATRRMRNEFMAAWDGLRSKESQRILILGATNRPFDLDDAVIRRLPRRIYVDLPDAQNRMKILKILLAKEKLESDFQFDELANATEGYSGSDLKNLCVAAAYRPVHELLEEEKKGGASNESSYLRPLKLDDFVQAKAKVSPSVSYDATSMNELRKWNEQYGEGGSRTKSPFGFGN
- the LOC120641834 gene encoding uncharacterized protein LOC120641834 isoform X1, with translation MYHAMRLRCLLMHPPLWSSSSSLGISASGISGGCFVRRFSAVGAPRPHGPSRRLCRFYSSKGGVGSAEAHGASAASSAAGSSGRCIEQEHARLGERDQQEWLSGERFLTGCKRRELPFLTRRERFRSEFLRRVVPWEKGTLSWQNFPYYVNESARQLLSECVASHLWHKGVTLEYGSRLESSGGRILLQSSPGTELYRERFVRALAHELRVPLLVLDSSVLAPYDYGEDYSESEVEDEHAESEDEGSESEMEDEGDEDWTSNNEKSGESDDEDALKSVEDLKKSVDDLKKLVPCTIEEFAKRIVGSEESTASDSSETPESPEEEKRPFQRGDRVKYVGDPAVSEADQRIILGKIPTQDGSRNAYTFISGRALSNGQRGEVYEINGDQVAVIFDPPTPTEKSHDHDEDITSKEENAKPTIYWVDAQDIAHDHDTESDDWHIALEALCEVLPSLEPIIVYFPDSSQWLSSAVSKSERREFVERVEEMFDRLTGPIVLICGQNIMAAAPKDKEHPALMFHNLSRLSSLPSPLKRLVGGLKGQKYSRSSDISKLFTNSLTVPLPEEDEQLRVFNNQIEEDRKIIISRHNLVKLHKVLEEHDLSCVELLHVKSDGVVLTKQKAEKVVGWARSHYLSSTTLPSIKGDRLIIPRESLDIAIERLKEQGITTKKSSQNLKVLAKDEYERNFISAVVPPNEIGVKFDDIGALEDVKRTLDELVTLPMRRPELFSHGNLLRPCKGVLLFGPPGTGKTLLAKALATEAGANFISITGSTLTSKWFGDAEKLTKALFSFASRLAPVIIFVDEVDSLLGARGGAFEHEATRRMRNEFMAAWDGLRSKESQRILILGATNRPFDLDDAVIRRLPRRIYVDLPDAQNRMKILKILLAKEKLESDFQFDELANATEGYSGSDLKNLCVAAAYRPVHELLEEEKKGGASNESSYLRPLKLDDFVQAKAKVSPSVSYDATSMNELRKWNEQYGEGGSRTKSPFGFGN